In Mariluticola halotolerans, one DNA window encodes the following:
- a CDS encoding sugar phosphate isomerase/epimerase family protein produces the protein MRPALSLAFLTTFEVGPVDAVKIAAETGYDMVGLRLLPAAASGEGPYPIMSDKIVQDEVYAVLRDTGVKLADVEIVRLGANTLIDDFKPFCALAEKLGARHVLVAGDDPEESRLTDNFAAFCALAQAHKLTADLEFMPWTAVKTLLQAARIVAEARMPNGGVLIDALHYDRAHATPEQIKSLPASQINYAQLCDGPVPYDPSDTGMIAIARGARLLPGHGGIGLVNMLKALPEGTPISIEVAEVERAKIVPAKQRAREALAASLQVLDQAGVL, from the coding sequence ATGCGCCCTGCTCTTTCACTTGCCTTCCTGACAACATTTGAGGTGGGACCTGTCGACGCGGTCAAAATCGCCGCTGAAACCGGTTATGACATGGTGGGGCTGCGCTTACTGCCCGCCGCCGCCAGCGGAGAGGGCCCCTACCCCATCATGTCCGATAAAATTGTTCAGGACGAAGTCTACGCCGTCCTTAGGGATACGGGCGTCAAACTGGCGGATGTGGAAATTGTCCGTCTGGGCGCCAACACGCTAATCGATGATTTCAAGCCGTTCTGTGCATTGGCCGAGAAGCTGGGAGCCCGACACGTTCTGGTTGCTGGCGACGATCCGGAGGAGAGCCGGCTCACTGACAATTTCGCGGCCTTTTGCGCCTTGGCGCAGGCGCACAAGCTGACCGCCGACCTGGAGTTCATGCCCTGGACCGCGGTAAAGACGCTGCTCCAGGCTGCCCGGATCGTGGCGGAAGCGCGTATGCCCAATGGCGGCGTTCTTATCGATGCGCTGCACTATGATCGGGCTCACGCAACCCCGGAGCAGATCAAATCTCTTCCCGCGTCACAAATAAATTACGCCCAGCTATGCGATGGGCCAGTGCCCTATGATCCTTCTGATACGGGGATGATCGCCATCGCTCGCGGCGCAAGACTATTGCCCGGCCATGGCGGCATCGGCCTTGTGAACATGCTCAAGGCGTTGCCCGAAGGCACGCCAATCAGCATCGAAGTGGCGGAGGTCGAACGCGCAAAAATCGTTCCAGCCAAACAGCGCGCCAGGGAAGCACTTGCAGCCAGCCTTCAAGTTCTTGATCAAGCCGGAGTGTTATGA
- the mnmA gene encoding tRNA 2-thiouridine(34) synthase MnmA, translated as MNTLDMTKSPAETRIVVAMSGGVDSSVVAGLLARQGYEVLGVTLQLYDHGEASHRKGACCAGQDIDDARRVAASLGIPHYVLDYEERFREKVIDPFAQSYADGETPVPCIACNQTVKFEDLMTVARELGADALATGHYVQSKLVDGRRALYRPVDSERDQSYFLFATTPDQLDFLRFPLGGMSKAAVRELAHEMGLEVADKHDSQDICFVPQGKYADVIRRMHPEAEREGDIVHLDGRVLGRHKGVMHFTIGQRRGLGIAAGEPLYVVKIDARANQVIVGGYEALKTHTVRLRNVNWLGEGKLEAVAAGNGLSVEAKVRSTRAPQPAVIQVRDGEVFATLIAGEHGISPGQACVFYADGENTSEVLGGGFIAEAVPAAFAA; from the coding sequence TTGAATACACTAGATATGACCAAGTCGCCTGCCGAGACGCGCATTGTTGTTGCGATGTCCGGGGGTGTTGACAGTTCCGTAGTTGCCGGCCTGTTGGCCCGTCAGGGTTATGAGGTGCTGGGGGTGACCCTGCAGCTTTATGATCATGGCGAGGCCTCCCACCGGAAAGGTGCGTGTTGTGCCGGGCAGGATATTGACGATGCCCGCCGTGTGGCCGCGTCGCTCGGCATTCCCCATTATGTGCTCGATTATGAAGAGCGCTTTCGCGAGAAGGTGATCGACCCGTTTGCGCAAAGCTATGCGGATGGCGAGACGCCGGTGCCGTGCATTGCCTGCAACCAGACGGTAAAGTTTGAAGACCTGATGACGGTTGCGCGCGAGCTGGGTGCCGATGCGCTGGCGACCGGGCATTATGTGCAGTCGAAACTGGTGGATGGACGCCGGGCGCTTTATCGCCCGGTCGATAGCGAGCGCGACCAGAGCTATTTCCTGTTTGCGACCACGCCGGACCAGCTGGACTTTTTGCGTTTTCCGCTGGGCGGCATGAGCAAGGCGGCGGTGCGCGAGCTGGCGCATGAAATGGGCCTTGAAGTGGCCGACAAGCATGACAGCCAGGACATTTGTTTTGTGCCGCAGGGCAAATATGCCGATGTGATCCGCCGCATGCACCCCGAAGCCGAACGCGAAGGCGATATCGTGCATCTCGACGGGCGCGTGCTGGGCCGGCACAAGGGCGTGATGCATTTCACCATCGGCCAGCGCCGGGGCCTTGGGATTGCCGCAGGCGAGCCGCTTTATGTGGTCAAGATTGATGCGCGGGCCAATCAGGTGATTGTGGGCGGCTATGAAGCGCTGAAAACCCATACCGTGCGCTTGCGCAATGTGAACTGGCTGGGCGAGGGCAAGCTGGAAGCGGTGGCGGCCGGCAACGGGCTTTCGGTTGAGGCCAAGGTGCGCTCGACCCGGGCGCCGCAGCCAGCGGTGATCCAGGTGCGTGACGGCGAAGTGTTTGCCACCCTGATTGCCGGCGAACACGGGATTTCGCCGGGCCAGGCCTGTGTGTTCTATGCCGATGGCGAGAACACTTCGGAAGTGCTGGGTGGTGGCTTTATTGCCGAGGCGGTGCCAGCCGCTTTTGCCGCCTGA
- a CDS encoding IclR family transcriptional regulator: protein MERTLSILELLSRNPDGLQVSIIASELDMPASAAHRLLKDLSQHGYVRQVRNQGDYALTIRMAAIGLSFLSKTGVTDIAQPVLDRLAERSKELIRLSVIDYPNLVWVGVAQGATTGLRYDPGREQGVVVHLAASAGGRAWLSTMSDEEALALVSAQGLEPNFAAGPKAPKTITQLLEILKQTRKRGYSIATDSYLDGMAAMAVPVRRAEDGQPIGCLSIAGPAVRLTQAHMDELYQPLLEAADEIGSASEASFFFNRIRPQGGGGQSAGQASRKAG from the coding sequence ATGGAACGAACACTGTCCATTCTGGAGTTGCTGAGCCGCAATCCTGACGGATTGCAGGTGAGCATCATTGCCTCGGAGCTGGATATGCCCGCGAGCGCTGCACACAGATTGCTCAAGGATCTCTCGCAGCACGGCTATGTGCGGCAGGTGCGCAACCAAGGCGACTATGCCCTCACCATCCGCATGGCGGCGATCGGGCTGAGTTTTTTGTCCAAGACCGGGGTCACCGATATTGCCCAGCCAGTACTGGATCGGCTGGCCGAGCGCTCCAAGGAACTGATCCGCCTGAGCGTTATCGACTATCCGAATCTTGTTTGGGTAGGGGTGGCCCAGGGCGCAACCACTGGCCTGCGTTATGACCCAGGCCGGGAGCAAGGCGTCGTGGTGCATCTGGCGGCAAGCGCGGGTGGCCGGGCTTGGCTGAGCACTATGAGCGACGAAGAAGCCTTGGCCCTAGTCTCCGCGCAAGGCCTGGAGCCGAATTTTGCCGCCGGGCCCAAGGCACCGAAGACGATCACCCAGCTGCTGGAAATCCTCAAACAGACACGGAAACGGGGCTATTCCATCGCAACCGACAGCTATCTTGATGGCATGGCCGCCATGGCGGTGCCAGTGCGTCGTGCCGAGGATGGCCAACCTATCGGATGCCTGTCAATCGCAGGCCCCGCAGTGCGGCTGACACAGGCGCATATGGACGAATTATATCAACCGCTTCTTGAGGCCGCCGACGAAATCGGCAGCGCTTCGGAGGCATCGTTTTTCTTTAACCGCATCCGCCCGCAAGGCGGAGGCGGCCAATCTGCCGGACAGGCATCGCGCAAGGCAGGCTAA
- a CDS encoding Gfo/Idh/MocA family protein: MKELGIGIVGAGAIGRTHIAAIRAVDAVDLCGIVEPHQETAQKLKGEGLPVCADLDALIASRPVGVIVAVPNDLHLPVATALLHAGIAVLVEKPLADTSAHARQIFETSQKCGVPGLVGHHRRYNPIIRAARSVVTSGDFGDLVSGNVSYCVYKPEDYFMPDWRRSAEAGGPLLINLIHEIDLLHFLFGPITQVAALTSNARRHFAVEDTAGAVLRFASGGIVCATATDAAVGPWCWDITAGENLARFPAHDAVSHSFSGTRRGFSLPDMKVWTHDGAPDWTKKMSSSVTLVGHEDAYERQILHFADVIAGKADPIASLEDGLANVTIIEAIKAAAQENRVIDIDAPQTLSPPDSVANGGLF; this comes from the coding sequence TTGAAAGAACTGGGTATTGGCATTGTTGGCGCAGGCGCGATCGGGCGCACGCACATCGCAGCGATCAGAGCTGTGGATGCGGTGGATCTGTGCGGCATCGTCGAACCGCATCAAGAGACCGCGCAAAAGCTTAAAGGCGAGGGCCTGCCGGTTTGTGCCGACCTTGATGCTCTGATTGCCAGCCGACCGGTCGGAGTTATCGTAGCCGTCCCAAACGATCTGCACCTGCCGGTTGCAACAGCACTGCTGCATGCAGGCATTGCGGTGCTGGTGGAAAAGCCGCTGGCCGACACAAGCGCCCATGCAAGACAGATTTTCGAAACGTCACAAAAGTGCGGCGTCCCGGGTCTTGTGGGGCACCATCGGCGTTACAACCCGATCATTCGTGCCGCCAGAAGCGTCGTGACCTCCGGTGATTTCGGCGACCTGGTTTCAGGCAATGTGTCCTATTGCGTCTATAAGCCCGAGGACTATTTCATGCCTGACTGGCGCCGCAGCGCCGAGGCGGGCGGACCGCTTTTGATCAATCTCATCCACGAAATCGATCTATTGCATTTTTTATTCGGGCCGATCACTCAGGTCGCGGCCCTCACATCAAATGCGCGGCGGCATTTCGCCGTAGAAGACACCGCCGGAGCGGTGCTCCGTTTTGCCAGTGGTGGCATAGTCTGCGCCACGGCCACAGATGCAGCCGTGGGGCCCTGGTGTTGGGACATTACGGCTGGCGAAAATCTCGCTCGTTTCCCCGCGCATGACGCAGTTTCCCACAGCTTTAGCGGCACGAGACGCGGGTTCAGCCTGCCTGACATGAAAGTCTGGACGCATGACGGCGCCCCTGACTGGACCAAAAAAATGTCTTCTTCAGTCACGCTGGTTGGCCACGAAGATGCATATGAGCGTCAGATTCTCCACTTTGCCGATGTGATCGCAGGCAAGGCGGACCCGATAGCCAGCCTTGAAGACGGGCTGGCAAATGTAACAATCATCGAAGCAATCAAGGCTGCCGCGCAAGAAAATCGCGTTATCGATATTGACGCGCCTCAAACATTAAGCCCACCTGACTCCGTTGCAAACGGAGGGCTTTTTTGA
- a CDS encoding NIPSNAP family protein, translating to MTYYEIATLKTVIFGAGKAAAGLEKWLTGPEAQGTLLGAFGTDIGGLNEVYVLRSYAALDDLAADKTRALMSSDPFGCSEHLVDITTETYKPFNFLPEVATGKFGPIYEFRTYKAKLNGLNKLQEIWRDAIPPRLKYSPMVTAMYGLDGAPRLTQIWPYESLEARAKARSQSVADGNWPPKGGPDWLQPQMTSAIAMPLPFSPLS from the coding sequence ATGACCTATTATGAAATCGCAACCCTCAAGACCGTAATTTTTGGTGCCGGCAAGGCGGCCGCTGGTCTGGAGAAATGGCTGACCGGCCCCGAAGCACAGGGCACATTGCTTGGCGCGTTCGGCACCGATATCGGCGGCTTGAACGAAGTCTATGTCCTGCGCAGCTACGCCGCGCTCGACGATCTTGCCGCGGACAAAACCCGGGCGCTGATGTCCAGCGATCCCTTTGGATGCTCCGAACATCTGGTCGACATCACCACCGAGACATACAAGCCATTTAACTTTCTGCCCGAAGTCGCGACGGGCAAATTCGGACCGATCTACGAGTTCCGCACCTACAAGGCCAAACTCAACGGCCTGAACAAATTGCAGGAAATCTGGCGCGACGCTATTCCGCCGCGCCTGAAATACTCGCCGATGGTTACGGCCATGTATGGGTTGGACGGCGCGCCGCGCCTGACGCAAATCTGGCCCTATGAAAGTCTTGAGGCGCGCGCCAAGGCGCGCAGTCAATCGGTTGCCGATGGCAACTGGCCGCCCAAAGGCGGGCCGGACTGGCTCCAACCACAAATGACATCGGCAATTGCCATGCCGCTGCCTTTCTCACCGCTGTCGTGA
- a CDS encoding FAD-dependent oxidoreductase — MNDSPVEERFCDVLVIGSGAAGLAAAVTAAHSGLKVIVAEKAEMFGGTSAWSGGWLWIPHNPLAVRGGINEDREEPRRYLRSELGNRANDPRIEVFLANGPEMVRFFEDETAVEWIDGNAVPDFHATPGSVDGGRSISAKPFDGRRLGPFVNKLRPPLDVVSLWGMGIAAGKDMGHFFNATRNPRSTLYAAGRIGKHLWDLARFGRGMQLVNGNALVARLIRSALDLQVTLIDSAPATKLLEIGGRVTGARLATGAGEMCIHAARGVVLATGGFPHDPKRIAQMLDHAPDGSGHYSAAPRSNSGDGIRLAESVGARIETSLDQPGAWAPVSLVPGTEGAKHFPHLVERAKPGFIAVDSGGKRFVNEADSYHDFMKALLDRTPRGTKPFAWLICDHRAQRRFGLGWAKPFPFPVGPYVANGYLKRGQSIAELAKACDLPVSALEVTLARFNAAARLGKDPDFNRGVSTYNRVQGDAGHKPNPALGALETGPFYAVRIVPGSLGTFAGLPTSPRGEVHDPTGKPIPGLFSVGNDMSSIFGGNYPSGGITLGPGMTFGFVVGRLLAGEAVVGVGPLDQPETENSSKAREST, encoded by the coding sequence ATGAACGACAGCCCGGTTGAAGAGCGTTTTTGTGACGTTCTTGTTATCGGATCAGGTGCAGCCGGACTTGCTGCCGCCGTAACCGCTGCCCATTCGGGCCTTAAGGTCATTGTCGCGGAAAAAGCCGAAATGTTTGGCGGCACCAGCGCGTGGTCGGGCGGATGGCTTTGGATTCCGCATAACCCGCTGGCCGTGCGCGGCGGCATAAATGAAGACCGAGAGGAACCAAGACGCTATCTGCGCAGCGAACTGGGCAATCGCGCCAATGATCCGCGCATCGAAGTCTTTTTAGCCAATGGCCCGGAAATGGTGCGCTTCTTCGAAGACGAAACCGCTGTGGAGTGGATCGACGGCAATGCCGTTCCGGACTTCCACGCAACACCAGGGAGTGTTGATGGCGGGCGTTCGATTTCCGCTAAACCCTTTGATGGTCGCCGCCTGGGCCCCTTCGTCAACAAGTTACGGCCCCCGCTCGATGTCGTCAGCCTATGGGGCATGGGCATCGCGGCGGGCAAAGATATGGGCCATTTCTTCAATGCGACTCGAAATCCGAGATCTACCCTTTATGCCGCCGGACGTATTGGAAAACATTTGTGGGACCTTGCCCGCTTTGGCCGAGGCATGCAGCTCGTCAACGGCAATGCGTTGGTCGCGCGGCTGATCCGGTCCGCTCTCGATCTGCAAGTGACCCTGATCGACAGCGCCCCCGCGACCAAATTGCTTGAAATTGGTGGGCGCGTCACAGGCGCGAGACTGGCTACCGGCGCAGGCGAAATGTGTATTCATGCCGCGCGTGGCGTGGTGCTGGCTACCGGCGGTTTTCCGCATGACCCGAAGCGCATCGCTCAAATGCTCGACCACGCGCCAGATGGCAGCGGTCATTATTCCGCCGCGCCGCGCAGCAATTCCGGCGATGGGATAAGGCTTGCCGAAAGCGTGGGGGCCCGCATCGAGACAAGTCTCGATCAGCCTGGAGCGTGGGCGCCGGTCTCTCTAGTTCCCGGGACGGAAGGTGCGAAACATTTTCCGCATCTGGTAGAGCGAGCCAAACCGGGCTTTATCGCGGTGGACAGCGGCGGCAAGCGTTTTGTCAACGAAGCGGATTCCTATCATGACTTTATGAAGGCGCTGCTGGACCGCACGCCGCGCGGTACAAAACCTTTTGCGTGGCTGATCTGCGACCATCGCGCCCAACGCCGGTTCGGCTTGGGCTGGGCGAAGCCTTTTCCTTTTCCAGTGGGGCCCTATGTCGCCAACGGCTATTTAAAGCGGGGGCAGTCGATCGCGGAACTGGCCAAGGCTTGCGACCTGCCCGTTTCTGCGCTTGAAGTCACTCTCGCCCGCTTCAATGCGGCCGCCCGCTTGGGCAAAGACCCGGACTTCAACCGGGGCGTATCGACTTATAACCGCGTTCAAGGCGATGCGGGACACAAACCCAACCCTGCGTTGGGTGCACTCGAAACCGGGCCATTCTATGCGGTGCGCATTGTGCCGGGCAGTCTTGGCACCTTTGCCGGACTGCCAACCTCCCCCCGTGGCGAGGTCCATGACCCAACAGGAAAGCCCATCCCAGGCCTGTTCAGTGTCGGCAATGACATGTCCTCAATTTTCGGCGGCAATTACCCGTCCGGCGGCATCACGCTTGGGCCGGGCATGACCTTTGGCTTCGTGGTGGGGCGCCTGCTAGCCGGGGAAGCCGTCGTTGGCGTTGGCCCGCTCGATCAACCCGAAACTGAAAATTCTTCCAAAGCAAGAGAGTCCACATGA
- a CDS encoding AI-2E family transporter, translating into MARGVSNRVVARPTADQLEATLRNSARLAVIGVSLLIFIFAAQQAQSLLAPLSMALVIGLMFGPVADRIEGMGIPPALSALAVLVLFIVLIAVIFFGMAIPLSEWVSRLPQIWAKLQAELYKWRGVLSAVQSVQEAVQGLGGNEAKMLVAVEDGSAVQSAAFLAPAVLAQVGLFLVSMYFFIATRRQIQRAALSFAFTRKFRLRLLRLFSRVEMVVSRYLLSITFINLGMGAVVGLAMWSLGMPSPLLWGALAFLFNYVVFIGMAALSVILFVVALGTMDTPNAALVPVLVYLAINFIEAQFVTPNVLGRMMTLNPLVVFISVTFWIWLWGPVGGFVAVPFLLMAVEGMRQFGLLQLPDDAG; encoded by the coding sequence ATGGCGCGTGGCGTTTCTAACAGAGTTGTGGCGCGACCGACGGCTGATCAGCTGGAAGCGACCTTGCGCAATAGCGCCCGGCTGGCGGTGATCGGTGTCAGCCTGCTGATTTTCATTTTTGCGGCGCAACAGGCGCAATCGCTATTGGCGCCCTTGTCCATGGCGCTGGTGATCGGGCTGATGTTCGGGCCGGTGGCAGACCGGATTGAAGGCATGGGCATTCCCCCCGCCTTATCGGCGCTGGCAGTGCTGGTCCTTTTCATTGTGTTGATCGCCGTGATTTTTTTCGGCATGGCCATTCCCCTGTCCGAATGGGTGTCGCGGCTGCCGCAAATCTGGGCGAAGCTGCAGGCGGAGCTTTATAAATGGCGCGGTGTGCTCTCGGCGGTGCAAAGCGTGCAGGAGGCTGTGCAGGGGCTGGGCGGCAATGAGGCCAAAATGCTGGTGGCGGTGGAAGACGGCTCCGCGGTGCAAAGCGCGGCTTTTCTGGCACCGGCCGTTCTGGCGCAGGTGGGCCTTTTTCTGGTGTCGATGTATTTCTTTATTGCCACGCGCCGGCAGATACAGCGCGCGGCCCTCTCGTTTGCCTTTACCCGAAAATTCCGGTTGAGATTGCTGCGGCTGTTCTCGCGGGTCGAGATGGTGGTGTCGCGCTATTTGCTGTCGATCACCTTTATCAACCTGGGCATGGGCGCGGTGGTGGGCCTGGCGATGTGGAGCCTTGGCATGCCTTCGCCCCTGCTTTGGGGTGCGCTGGCGTTTCTGTTCAATTATGTGGTGTTCATCGGCATGGCCGCGCTCTCTGTCATCCTGTTTGTGGTGGCGCTGGGCACGATGGACACGCCAAATGCTGCGCTGGTGCCGGTGCTGGTTTATCTGGCGATCAATTTCATCGAGGCGCAATTTGTCACCCCCAATGTGCTGGGGCGCATGATGACGCTTAACCCGCTGGTGGTGTTTATTTCAGTGACATTCTGGATCTGGCTGTGGGGGCCCGTGGGGGGCTTTGTGGCGGTGCCGTTTTTGCTGATGGCGGTGGAGGGCATGCGCCAATTCGGCCTGTTGCAGCTGCCGGATGACGCTGGGTAG
- a CDS encoding tyrosine-type recombinase/integrase — protein sequence MAKIRKRTWKTKAGEVRTSWQLNYVDKNGGLQQKQFRTKSEADDERIRVEGQIANGVHVADKKSITVADAAKAFLADFEELVDTGKRGRITLKGYDAHVRLHLLTFDIAHIKMSRLGGPDCVSFARDLELHRSDDLAKRVFTTFRMVIDHALGQGWIGSNPARSVSVRTAPDWEADKEQLEIPPFDDLKKILKAAKAYDQTGRAEAFVSVLLFQALRISELRALGKQHVVLKGPSPELIIRRKADRWNKLERVKTKRSIRNVPLGPQTALALRKWMLACPASEEDILFANGIGKVESYANYYNRLWVPILMAAGIIKEGETPPFGMHSLRHAGISLWIKNGATPKQIQTWAGHASIQTTWDIYGHLWREFQNEQAAAKAAEQALLS from the coding sequence ATGGCCAAGATCAGAAAGCGGACATGGAAAACAAAAGCTGGCGAGGTGCGAACCTCGTGGCAGCTGAATTACGTCGACAAAAATGGCGGCTTGCAACAAAAGCAATTTCGCACAAAGAGTGAAGCAGACGACGAGCGCATCCGTGTCGAGGGGCAGATTGCCAATGGCGTGCATGTTGCCGACAAGAAAAGCATCACTGTCGCTGACGCTGCCAAAGCATTTTTAGCCGACTTCGAAGAACTCGTTGATACTGGCAAGCGAGGGCGTATAACGCTCAAGGGCTATGATGCACATGTGCGCCTTCATCTTCTGACCTTCGATATCGCACATATCAAAATGTCGCGTTTGGGCGGTCCAGATTGCGTGTCCTTTGCCCGCGACCTTGAACTGCATCGCAGCGATGACTTGGCAAAGAGGGTCTTCACCACCTTTAGAATGGTGATCGATCACGCGTTGGGACAAGGGTGGATTGGCAGTAATCCAGCTCGTTCCGTTTCTGTGCGCACGGCACCCGATTGGGAGGCCGACAAAGAGCAGCTCGAAATCCCTCCCTTCGATGATCTCAAGAAGATTCTGAAGGCCGCCAAAGCATATGATCAGACTGGCCGTGCGGAGGCCTTTGTGAGTGTTCTGTTGTTCCAGGCTCTACGGATCAGCGAGTTGAGGGCGCTTGGCAAGCAACATGTAGTCCTTAAAGGACCATCACCCGAACTCATCATCAGGCGCAAGGCAGATCGATGGAACAAGTTAGAGCGCGTCAAGACGAAACGTAGCATTCGTAACGTGCCGCTTGGCCCGCAAACCGCCCTTGCCCTTCGCAAATGGATGCTCGCCTGCCCCGCAAGCGAAGAAGACATTCTCTTCGCCAACGGGATTGGTAAAGTCGAGAGCTACGCAAACTATTACAATCGGCTTTGGGTGCCGATCCTGATGGCCGCTGGGATCATCAAGGAAGGCGAAACTCCACCGTTCGGTATGCATAGCTTACGCCATGCAGGTATTTCTCTCTGGATCAAAAACGGCGCCACACCTAAGCAGATTCAAACCTGGGCTGGTCATGCCAGCATTCAGACCACTTGGGACATCTACGGCCATCTGTGGCGTGAATTCCAGAATGAGCAAGCAGCGGCCAAAGCAGCCGAGCAAGCTCTACTTTCCTGA
- the pobA gene encoding 4-hydroxybenzoate 3-monooxygenase translates to MRTQVCIIGGGPSGLLLARLLSLSGVSVVVIERQTRAYVLSRIRAGVLEWGAVEMMRQAKAAARMDAQGFPHDGCTIALGGKEMRIDFAKLTGQRVMVYGQTEVTHDLYDALDAGGVEILHEVSDVEIHDIDGNSPYVNFKHGGSAMRIDCDFVAGCDGFHGVSRGTIPRAVHKEYEKVYPFGWLGILSETPPVSHELIYSGGERGFALASMRNANLSRYYIQVPLGQKVEDWSDDAFWNEFRRRMPEKAADELITGPSIEKSIAPLRSFYSEPMQHGRLFLCGDAAHIVPPTGAKGLNLAFSDVKYLFDGLLQFYENGSVEQLDGYSTRATARVLQAIRFSWWMTGILHNFPGREEFEQLMGQAELVYLQGWEIGRRHLAEQYVGLPY, encoded by the coding sequence ATGCGCACTCAGGTTTGTATTATCGGCGGTGGGCCGTCGGGACTGTTGCTGGCCCGTCTTCTGTCATTGTCTGGTGTCAGTGTTGTTGTTATCGAGCGGCAGACCCGAGCCTATGTGCTCAGCCGAATCCGCGCTGGGGTGCTCGAATGGGGAGCGGTTGAAATGATGCGGCAGGCCAAAGCCGCCGCGCGCATGGACGCCCAAGGTTTTCCGCATGATGGTTGCACCATTGCCCTGGGCGGCAAGGAAATGCGCATAGATTTCGCCAAGCTTACGGGTCAGCGCGTCATGGTTTATGGCCAGACAGAGGTAACCCATGACCTCTATGATGCGCTTGACGCCGGCGGCGTGGAGATTTTGCACGAAGTCTCGGATGTCGAAATCCACGACATCGATGGCAATTCGCCCTATGTGAATTTCAAGCATGGCGGCTCCGCGATGCGCATCGACTGCGATTTCGTGGCTGGATGTGACGGTTTTCATGGTGTCAGCCGGGGCACGATTCCTCGCGCAGTGCACAAGGAATATGAAAAGGTCTATCCTTTTGGCTGGCTCGGTATTCTGAGCGAGACGCCCCCTGTTTCTCACGAACTGATATATTCGGGTGGCGAGCGTGGCTTCGCGCTGGCCTCGATGCGCAACGCCAATTTGTCGCGCTATTACATTCAGGTGCCCCTCGGTCAAAAGGTTGAAGATTGGTCAGACGATGCCTTTTGGAACGAGTTCCGCCGCCGCATGCCCGAAAAAGCCGCGGACGAGCTGATAACCGGACCTTCGATCGAAAAATCCATTGCGCCACTGCGCAGTTTTTATTCGGAGCCGATGCAGCACGGACGGTTGTTCTTGTGCGGTGATGCCGCACATATCGTGCCGCCGACCGGCGCCAAGGGGCTCAATCTGGCGTTCTCTGATGTCAAATATTTGTTCGATGGCCTGCTGCAGTTTTATGAGAACGGCTCCGTGGAGCAATTGGACGGTTACTCCACCCGCGCGACGGCGCGTGTGCTGCAAGCTATCAGGTTCAGTTGGTGGATGACGGGTATTTTGCACAATTTCCCTGGCCGGGAGGAATTCGAGCAACTGATGGGACAAGCCGAACTGGTCTATCTGCAAGGCTGGGAAATCGGCCGCCGCCATCTCGCCGAACAATATGTCGGCTTGCCATATTAG